A window of Scomber scombrus chromosome 23, fScoSco1.1, whole genome shotgun sequence contains these coding sequences:
- the si:ch73-290k24.6 gene encoding mucin-2 produces the protein MEYHSGGSLPLLGRPRYCPGANANGGYLCETGHCCGETGCCTYYYELWWFWLLWTVLILFSCCCAYRHRRAKLRVQQQQRQREISLLAYHGANSYPSSMLDLSFLASLKLPSYEEVAAQPSTPPPPYSSVFTTPRYPQPPRAADPHLLTQHGPLLHRPLSDGPSSLSSDNSSSCSCDSCCPSSPCSSSLSAPVTYETDTSHASTPSEAAPLTLDVTMETIAAAATCLEVNETRFASERMVATVAIDIEDADAARGQEPSATDSSVPNQTVTVAVVTRAASPQSLASPGSEVVLPVGSTSPIKQQLDLSPCSSIVSACSPSTHPDLTIVNTIVPSIQIMSTEGSAEGSTSGPSTPTTTISKSLTATQTLETLNLTRTFDTANIPSSPTSVPSPGDGRTLTLITGSAGVPTHDPNPSLVPIPAPSNLTQASVPVPTNHTPAPDPVLSNLSQAPDPAPSNLTQASVPVPTNLTQTSIPVLSNLTQASVPVPTNLTPAPGPVPTDFTQASDPVQSNHTQASVPIPTDLTQAPDPVSSNLTLVPNSLPKINLIPDTTPSPILSPKTAHSNITLATDTAPNSPILSPCQNPELSPGSSLTLVPPSPRSSLPQHPEAVAVLVSCLHQAVVPANSGPSLVLSQSPESDLISQVPSDVQASFSPGSGSGVGSRSVPLSSPTPTPASSSPSSLCPAITIESASSFAPTQSPRAGLSPSSPQSLPIHPSLPSPSALTSTSLPAPALLLDPLTALHQSEKGGSSSGHTSSLSPSPRATQSPPKQTLFSPCVDIFEPGPPSWEEGEEDQEVGENEDDEEEDMGADESQYRHRRLTGDSGIEVCRCRVEEEDEEDEEEEEVEEKEDDRRGGVAERDKKGSGNTDLHDSVDCPARGQITTGEGLTLCNPTSTTTPTSEESAEVVIVMERV, from the exons ATGGAGTACCACTCCGGTGGCAGCCTGCCCCTGCTGGGGAGACCGCGGTACTGCCCCGGGGCCAACGCTAACGGAGGATACCTGTGTGAGACGGGACACTGCTGCGGAGAGACCGGCTGCTGCACCTACTACTACGAGCTCTGGT GGTTCTGGCTGTTGTGGACCGTCCTCATCCTGTTCAGCTGCTGTTGTGCTTACCGACACCGTCGAGCCAAACTGAgagtccagcagcagcagagacagcgAGAGATCAGCCTGCTTGCCTACCATGGAGCCAACTCATATCCCTCCTCCATGCTGGACCTCA GTTTCCTAGCTTCTCTGAAGCTGCCGTCCTATGAGGAGGTGGCAGCTCAGCCTTCCACCCCACCTCCCCCCTACAGCTCTGTGTTCACCACCCCACGATACCCACAGCCCCCCCGCGCCGCTGACCCCCACCTGCTCACGCAGCATGGCCCGCTGCTGCACAGGCCACTCAGCGACGGGCCCTCCTCCCTCAGCTCCGACAACAG CTCCAGTTGTTCCTGCGACTCCTGCTGCCCCTCCTCTCCGTGTAGCTCCTCCCTATCAGCACCTGTCACCTACGAGACTGACACGAGCCACGCCTCCACGCCAAGCGAAGCTGCGCCCCTCACTCTTGATGTCACCATGGAGACCATTGCTGCTGCAGCAACCTGCTTGGAGGTAAATGAGACACGTTTTGCTTCTGAGAGGATGGTTGCCACTGTGGCCATTGACATTGAGGATGCAGATGCTGCAAGAGGACAAGAACCAAGTGCCACGGATTCATCGGTTCCCAACCAGACTGTTACTGTAGCTGTAGTTACCAGGGCAGCTTCCCCACAGTCTCTGGCCTCTCCTGGTTCAGAGGTGGTTCTTCCTGTTGGATCTACATCTCCCATAAAGCAACAGCTTGACCTATCACCATGTTCCTCGATAGTCAGCGCCTGTAGCCCAAGTACACATCCTGATCTAACTATTGTTAACACAATAGTCCCCTCCATCCAGATAATGAGCACTGAGGGCTCAGCTGAGGGCTCCACATCAGGCCCCTCTACGCCAACAACTACCATTTCTAAGAGCCTTACAGCCACCCAAACCCTTGAAACCCTCAATCTAACAAGAACTTTTGATACAGCTAATATCCCTAGTAGCCCAACCTCAGTGCCATCCCCAGGAGATGGCAGAACTTTGACCCTGATTACAGGCTCTGCTGGTGTCCCAACCCATGACCCAAATCCTAGCCTTGTGCCAATCCCAGCACCTTCAAACCTTACCCAAGCTTCAGTCCCAGTGCCTACAAACCATACCCCGGCTCCAGATCCTGTACTGTCAAACCTTTCCCAAGCGCCAGACCCAGCACCTTCAAACCTTACCCAAGCTTCAGTCCCAGTGCCTACAAACCTTACTCAAACTTCAATCCCAGTACTGTCAAACCTTACCCAAGCTTCAGTCCCAGTGCCTACAAACCTTACCCCAGCTCCAGGCCCAGTACCGACAGACTTTACCCAAGCTTCAGACCCAGTACAGTCAAACCATACCCAAGCTTCAGTCCCAATACCGACAGACCTTACCCAAGCTCCAGACCCAGTATCTTCAAACCTTACCCTAGTGCCAAACTCATTACCTAAAATCAACCTAATTCCAGATACCACACCTAGCCCTATTCTAAGTCCAAAAACTGCACATTCAAACATTACCCTAGCTACAGATACAGCACCTAATTCACCTATATTGTCCCCATGCCAGAACCCAGAACTGTCTCCTGGGTCAAGTCTAACCCTGGTTCCCCCTAGCCCAAGGTCAAGCTTGCCCCAACACCCAGAGGCTGTTGCTGTTCTTGTATCTTGTCTACATCAGGCTGTTGTACCAGCCAATTCAGGTCCTTCTCTGGTCCTGTCTCAATCTCCAGAGTCTGACCTTATCAGTCAAGTGCCATCAGATGTCCAGGCTAGTTTTAGTCCTGGCTCTGGATCTGGTGTTGGTTCTAGATCAGTTCCTTTGTCTTCTCCTACCCCAACACCTGcatcctcctccccctcttccttaTGCCCAGCCATAACCATAGAGTCTGCATCTTCTTTTGCTCCCACTCAGTCTCCCCGTGCAGGACTTTCCCCATCCTCACCACAATCCCTTCCCATtcatccttccctcccctccccttcagCCCTGACCTCCACCTCTTTACCAGCTCCTGCTTTACTCCTGGACCCCCTTACTGCTCTGCACCAGTCCGAAAAAGGTGGATCCTCCTCTGGCCacacttcctccctctccccgTCTCCTCGTGCTACTCAGTCCCCACCAAAACAGACTCTCTTCTCCCCATGTGTTGACATCTTTGAACCAGGACCTCCCAGctgggaggagggagaagaagacCAGGAGGTGGGGGAgaatgaggatgatgaagaggaggacaTGGGAGCCGATGAGAGTCAGTATAGACACCGCCGATTAACCGGTGACTCTGGGATTGAGGTGTGCAGGTGTCgggtggaagaggaggatgaagaggacgaagaggaggaggaggtggaagagaaggaggatgaCAGGAGAGGAGGGGTAGCGGAGAGGGATAAAAAAGGAAGTGGAAACACTGATCTTCATGACAGTGTGGACTGCCCTGCCAGAGGTCAGATTACCACAGGGGAAGGACTCACACTGTGTAACCCCACCTCCACCACTACGCCAACGTCTGAAGAAAGTGCTGAAGTCGTCATTGTCATGGAGAGAGTGTGA